The following are from one region of the Vicia villosa cultivar HV-30 ecotype Madison, WI unplaced genomic scaffold, Vvil1.0 ctg.002184F_1_1, whole genome shotgun sequence genome:
- the LOC131638120 gene encoding uncharacterized protein LOC131638120, which translates to MYDLDGALTWLKEIERIFRVMDCTSAQKVWYGTHMLVVEADGWWIEMCQRLETAGAEITWEMFCREFMRKYYPEDVRGKKEIEFLELKQGNKSITEYAAKFVELAKFYPHYSEATAEFSNCQIYEEDNNAHYKIINEKRSKHQQNRGKPYDAPVGKGKQKFVDGKRTSGGDAPAGIVCFKCGKPGHKSNVCIAEIKRCFRYGKLGHAIFDYKHKEMICFNCGEEGHIVSQYHKPKKEQAGGKVFALAGTQTANDDRLIRGTYFINITPLITIIDTCATYFFIAADCAERLGLILSSMNGEMVVDTPATGSMTTSLVYELVEYNHVELVEYNHVHINCYDKLVRFSTPKEEGVDLLSAKQLRLLMKEEAHVFSLMASLFVENQAIIDEL; encoded by the exons ATGTATGATCTTGATGGAGCGTTGACATggttgaaggagattgagagaatctTCCGTGTGATGGACTGCACTTCAGCGCAGAAGGTTTGGTATGGAACTCATATGCTAGTAGTCGAGGCTGATGGCTGGTGGATAGAGATGTGTCAGAGATTGGAAACTGCGGGTGCAGAGATCACTTGGGAAATGTTCTGTAGGGAATTTATGAGGAAATattatcctgaagatgttcgtGGAAAGAAAGAAATTGAGTTTCTCGAACTGAAGCAGGGAAATAAGTCGATTACTGAGTATGCTGcgaagtttgttgagctggccaagttTTATCCGCACTATAGCGAGGCGACTGCTGAAttttcaaa TTGCCAAATTTATGAGGAGGATAACAATGCTCATTACAAGATCATTAACGAGAAGAGGAGCAAGCACCAACAGAACCGTGGTAAACCTTATGATGCTCCGGTTGGTAAAGGTAAACAGAAATTTGTTGATggtaagagaactagtgggggagatgctcctgctggtaTTGTGTGTTTCAAATGTGGGAAACCTGGTCATAAGAGTAATGTGTGTATTGCTGAAATCAAAAGGTGTTTCCGTTATGGTAAGCTCGGGCATGCAATATTTGACTACAAGCATAAGGAGATGATttgcttcaactgtggtgaagagggacacattgTTAGTCAGTATCATAAACCAAAGAAGGAACAAGCTGGTGGAAAGGTGTTCGCTTTGGCTGGGACTCAGACCGCTAATGATGACAGACTCATCAGAGGTACATATTTCATTAATATcactcctttaattactattattgatacctgTGCTACTTATTTCTTTATTGCTGCTGATTGTGCTGAAAGATTGGGTCTTATTTTGTCTTCTATGAATGGAGAAATGGTCGTCGATACTCCAGCTACGGGATCGATGACTACTTCTCTTGT GTATGAACTGGTAGAGTATAACCATGTTGAACTGGTAGAGTATAACCATGTTCATATTAATTGTTATGATAAGTTGGTGAGGTTTTCTACTCCTAAAGAGGAGGGAGTTGATTTGTTGTCTGCTAAACAGTTGCGATTGTTAATGAAAGAAGAAGCGCATGTGTTCTCGTTAATGGCGTCTTTATTTGTTGAGAACCAAGCGATAATTGATGAGTTGTAA